The genomic interval TGGAACTGGAGCGAAGTGTTGCAGGGCCTGAAAGGGGACTCTCAGAATGTGAAGGAGAAATACTTCTAGAGGGTGGACTGGATTGCTCTATAAAACTTGACCAAGTAGAGCTTGCTGACCTGGAAAGCAACCAGGActcctcctctcccagcacaGTCCAGGATGGGCTGGCCCATGACAATATCGTCCTGCAGGCTGTGGACCTCGGCACTGAATGTCTTCAGTGCCAAGCGGAACTCTCAGCTTTTCACAGCTCAGATGCTCAGGCCCAGCGTCCAAAATCTCCTCTGGCTGATGCCGTTCCCTCTCAGAGAGAACCAACTAAGTGTTTCTTGGTGTGTAAAACCATTTCAGAGGGCCACTATAAGGCCGAGCCTTTCCTGGGTAAGATCTTGAcagagtctttgcaggaggtCGAAGTTACTGGAGAgcaacacagcagcagcacagaagtgATACCAGCAACTGATGAGCAGCCTATCTCAGGGGTAGCAGCAGAAGACGTGGCTAAGCCTAACACTTCTGAAGACGCTAAGGAAAGCATAAGAGCACTCCAGGGTCAGGGAGAGAATAGGGAGTCTTCCTCTTCCCAGCATGTGTCTTCCACTTTAGCAGATGACAGCCAAATAAGTTCACTACATGCAGAAGGAAACATCTCAGCTGGTGAGACAAGGAGCAGCAGCATGGTCAAGGACCAGGGAACAGTGATGGTTCCTAAGCAAAACTCATCCATTTCTGAAAGCCTTTGTCTTGAGGATGACCACAGAAAAACAGATGGCAGACCTGCCTCTCCAATAGAGAGAGCTATCCAAACAAAGGATGCTGCTAAAAAAATGGAGGAAACAAATGATTCACTGTGTAAGCAACCAGAACACAAGAATCCAGCACAGGAGGAGGCAGTGTCTGAACTTCAGCAGGTAGagcaaggagaggagaagaaagagtttGAAGAGCAGAAtctgcaggaagaaggaaaactagAGCTGGAGACTAAAGATCAGAAAAATAAGGAAGGGAATGAGCTGGAACAAGAACTGTGGAGGGAAGAGCCTGAACTGGGGGCTTTGTCATCAGTCTTCAGTTCAGAAACATCTGTTCCCAGATACAAAAAGGACTTCTGTGATTTGGAGAATGTTTCTTTAGCTGAGCAAACAGCACCAGCATTTCTTCCTGGGGAATCTTTTTCTGCGAGTCAGCAGCCTGGTGAAGATGTGCTGCTGAAAAGCTATGTCACAGCAGCAGATTCTGGATGTCAACTAGCTGCTATCAGTCCTCTGTCATCAAATAACCTCACCCTAGCAGATGAAACTCCCATGGTGCCTCCACACACATGCCATATCTCTGACGAGGCAGAAGACCTGGAAGACTCTGGCCGCTTTTCCATCAGTGGTGAAGACAGCGCAGTAGCTGACTGGGATGACAAAACAAGACTGAGCAAGGAGGATGAACACAGTGATGGACATGGAAAGGCGGTCCAGAAGTTTGATAAAAGAGGTGCAATTGGCGAAGGAGTGGCAGCATCCTTTAGTGCAGCGGAACCAGGGGGTTCTGTTCCAGCATACTCTTCCTTTGGTACTAAGAACTTGGAGCCACTTGATCCCATAGATGCTCATCCCATTACAGAAAATTTGGGAAAAGCTGAGCTTCATGATCTCATTCCAGTTATACCCTCAGAGCTCACCTCAATAGCTTCAACATCTGGCCGATGTCAAGAGGATGATGATGGAACACCTTCTGTGGGCCATGAGGACTGTCCTGGTACCAAATTGCTAGGCTCTGTAGAGAAGCCAGCCAGCCAAGCTGCTCCTCTGCGTGTACAAGACCCAGCAACAGGGGAAACTGGTATTTTACCTACTGATCCAGGAGACGCCTACAGTTCCCATGAACTGCTTACCTCTGAGGAAGGCTTTCATGAAGAGCTTGGTGGCCCGTCTTCCTTCTCTGTATGCACGAGCTCTCCTGCAGAGGAGGAGAGTCTTCCTGGAGACAGAGAGACAGTGACTTTTGTTTCAGGGCCTCTGGAACCACCCCAAACACCAGACAGGACTTCCACTCCCCTGAGCTACCCAGAGGCAATTCAGCAGTACCAAAAACCTCAAGAAAAGGTTGCCGTTATCCAAGGAAGTGAAGCGGAAGAAAATGTGGCTCATGAAGCACCACAAATACCTTTACTTGATCAGTGTGACTGGAATTTAAACCAAGAGGAGCCTGGATCCAGAATCTCCAGTGTCCTGAGCACCCTAACTTGGCTCCCTGAAGAAGCTACGGTACTTACTGTGAATCAGCAAGGACCACCTCTCTCCCCTGTGCCTGAGTCAAGCCTACCTCTAGTGTCTGAGCCTGATGCCAAACAGCTTCCACATCCTCCATCCCATGTCCAAAGCCCCAGCCAAGCTCAGGCCCCTTCACTTAATGCAAACCACCTTGCCCAGACTCCAGCCCTTGACAGTGACCAGCCACCAGCTCCCGTACCCTACTCCAGTCCATGTCTAAACTGTGCTATAGACAATAATGACTTACTAGCCATTCCCCCTACTCTGAGCCACCCTCTCCAGACTGTCACCACTGTAACCGATTCCAACACTGTTGTCTCTGCTTCTGATGCAGAAGTAGCAGAGAAAGATGCCCTTGTTCCAGCAACCAAAGAGTGGGATCCCTGTGACTCAGGTACCAAGGATACAGAGACTTCTGATGATTCAGGGGTCAGTCTGTTGGCCAAAAACTTTTCTGCCATTGGAAATAAGCCATTGGCCAGCTGCTCTGACACCTGTCCTGAAACGATGGATCAGTACGTGGATATAGAGTGTGGAAAATCCTCACCTGACCACACCTCTTGGCCCTCGCTGGAAGGCCTGAGAAGGTCCACAGGCTCCAGGAGTAGAGACTCTGTACAGCCACTTCCGATGCTAGCATTCACCAATCCAATTCACTTCCTCCAGCTCAGCCCTCCATCACCACCAACCACCAGAACAACCTGCGAAGAAGAGGTCTCAGGGGAGATGCAGTGGGAGCAACAGGCAGACATCTTTAGCATGGACACAAAGAACATCTCAGCTCTGGCAATGATTACAGAGAAAACAGAAGCTGAGAGGAGGGTCAAGCAAAGGCTGGAAGGACAAAGAGAGGAACATCATTCAGTAGCTCAGCCAAAGGAGGAAGTGACCAGACATTCACCCTTGGAAAAATCATCAAGCTGGCCGGATAAAAAAATGATCAGAGTAGTTGCACATGAGCCAGGAGCCAGTCAAGAAAACCCAATTAAACGCCGAGTAAAAAGCAAGGATTGGCACCGGCAGGGCCTGAAAAGGATATCAATGCCATCAGACATCTTGCAGGGTgagtcctctcccttcccccaaaactTATTGCAGACACCAAAACCTATTATAAAATAGGCAATATGATACGGCCATGAGAGTTGAGGGGTCAGCATTGCTCTTGAGCATTTTTGGTAACCCTCCTCACTCCAGCCTGTATCTCTCTTGATGTCCTGCTCCAGGCTCCCCACATATAGCTCTCTGATCCCCCATCCCTTAACTTCACATCCAGTTTCTTCTCATAACCCTTTCCCATGTTTAATGATCTGTTGCCCTTACTTGGTAACACAGGTTATTTTGGCATGCCTGCTGGAATTAGTTTCTTCTTGGAGCTCAGTTCATAAGAGTTTCTGCTAGTCATCTCTGCCACCATCACATGGCTGTTCCATTTTGCTGTACATCAGTAATGGCTCATTTCCAAGCAATAAGGAACACGCATGCACACACCCTCAGTAGCCTGTATCTGTTGTAGCATGTTTTAGTTCCTTGTTTATTGCTACCTCCCTTTGTTTTGCAACTGATGCCTTTAGGTTCCAATTTGACCTTCTGAAAGAGATGATCCTCCTGAGAACATAAGATTTGAGATTCCAGATAAGTGTCAAATCCAATATCCCAACTTGCATAAAAGCCAATTCACTGATGTCATGAATGGAAAACTTATGTCCTCTGTAATGCAGCTCATTCAAACTGTACTTTCTGTGAGGATGCATGTCTGTTCTTCATTATATCTTACATGAATGATACTTTTAACATGCTGCTTCTCAGATCTTTAGTTCATTTTCTAAGCTCAACAAAATGTGGGAGTCCTGGTATacaggaaaaggagggaagtgcTAGAGAGCACAAAGGGTTTGGCTTTAGCATATTAATCAAGATTTCTTCATGTATTTAACCTGTAAATTTTTAgttccaaattttaaaatattacaagcaACAGTACTGTCTTGTTCCTGACCCATGCTTGTATCTCAtatatttctctgtgtgtgtgcgcgcgcgtcttgtgcctctcacaaaacaaaagaaaaacccatACTTTCCCCATTTTACACAAACAGAAGCTGACTCAAAAAGCAGCAGTTTGTAAGCACTCATTTAGTATATAAATGTGAGAATTGGATTGCAACATTTGCTCTCATGCCTAATCCACCAGACTGTATTCCCTCTAAAACTCTTGGCAGGTGTCACTTGGTTAGATTCTCAGTATTTATGCCCCAGAAGTCACAGAGAGCTTTTGGGGCTCAATGTCTACAAAAGGAAATTGAGGACTTTCAGATGTGACTAGTGACTTGGGGTCCCTTGGTCCTCAGATGCCTAGCCTGCATTGCCAAAAAGGGAAATGCAGCTTATAAAATAGGACCTGTAGGCAGTGTCTTCATTTGGGCAACTGGAAATGGAAGCTTTTAGATTTACTGTCACTTCTGAACGTGTCAGCCTTTTTTGGATACGAAAAGCTAATATCATTACTTATACTTTACGTCCATTATTTCATGTGAAGGATTATTAAAAGTAGAATGTGGTTGACCTAGAAATAAAGGTCAGGAGGTCAGCCCAAAACCACCACTTAGGTCGGGTTTAGGTAAGTGGTATCTGTGTATGATTTGGCTTGTAGCTTGACTCTAAAGTCAGACTTCTGTGTTTACTTTCTGCTTGTCTTATATGCAGAAATCTCTCCTGTCCCTTCAGAGGAAGAAGCACAAAAGGCACACAGGGAGCCACCAGTCAGTTCAGAAACAGTTATAATGCGGTGAGTCTCTCATAGTACTCTTTGCTTTTACCTCCTGCCGTGTGTAGCACAGACACCTGAAACTCTCCATTTTTTCTTAGAGACCGAAGATGATGATAAGCAGTAGAAAGCTATAATAACATGACTTGTGGTTGTGTCCATACCCTCTGGGAGGGTATGGACATTGCAACAGAAGTATTTGCATCCCTTCAGTACAGTGCTTCCATCAAGCCAAACTTTGTCCTTTGTAATGGAAGTAAAGCATATGAAAGTTGAGCTTGCTGGAAAGAGAAGTCCTTGTGGTGTGAGGTCTGTTACTAAGATTTGGATAAGCCAACTCTGCTGCTGTGCTCTTCATTTGCTCTTTGTTTCAAAATCCTTGCTCTCTGACAGAGAGAAGAAACCTGCAGATGCAAGGGAGAACTTCAAACGCCGGCACTCCAAACTGATCAACTCCTGTGAGTACCTCCTGCCCAAGGTGCTGTGACAGACCCCTAACCTCCATCATCTTCCACCCTTGCAGTAAGCACAAAGCAGAGAGGATCCAGAGGCTCTTGCCACACAGTAGCAATCAGGGAGCATTAGACAGGGTGTTTAGTGGGGGCAGTGAAACTGGAGTCCTGCAGCGCACTCAGTGCTGGTGAGCTGTGCTCATAGCAGGTGCGTATGGTCTAATGCATTCTGTTATCCTAAACAGAGACAGTTACAGAGCTTTCTCCAGATAGGAAGACTGAAGTAGTAGCTGCTATAGAAAGAATAAATGTATACACCTCTCTTCACAGCAAGGTTGCTGTATCAGGAGTACAGTGATGTGGTTCTGAACAAGGCCATTCAGAACCAGAAGAGAGTGGACTCTTTCTCAGAGGACATAGAGTCAAGTTTCCCAAGCTCCCCAAGGCTACGGAGGAAAGTGCTCTCTCCTCAAGACTCGTATCTGCAACGTCTGTCAGTCTCGTCTAATGCGTCCCTCTGGCAGGACATCCCCATGATACGGGGCAGCAGAATGCTACTCAACATGTCCCGTGATGAGCAGAAGCTGCAAGAGGTAATGCATAGAGGTGATAAGGTATCTGCTTTGAGTGGTTCCTACTCAAGAAAAAGGACTCAGCAGTATGGTTAAAGTGGAGAGCAAAAAACGTGTGATGTGAGAATGCAGATGGTTGAACGCAGAGGTCGCTATAGCTAGCCATGTAAGACATATGGGGACTTGGTACCAATGACTATAAAGTAGTATAGTGCTGAAATTCACCGTGGTAGAGAAAGGAGTACTGGAGTAAGGACTGTGAGACATATCAGtaacttaatgaaaaaaaaccacataaggAAATTGGAACTCTTATGAGATAACAACACGGAATTCTGAGCATGGTCACTGTAAGAGAGAATAACAAAGAAGACTCCCAGTATTCTCTCGCTTATGAAAACTGCATATATGAAACCATAATGAATCGTGACTGAGTGTGAGTTTACAGAACTGGCCTCCGAGAGCTGCAAGGCTGAGAGGGAACAGTAAGGCATGTGTTCAGCAAAATGGCAAAGAGAAACTATGGGAAGTGGAAGGAATATGAAAGGAATTGAAAAGCAGGTGAGGACccagggaaagaggagaaacatgACAGCATGGAAAACATGACGAACAAGGAAAAAGGATGAGGTTTATGTGGATGCTGAAAAATTCATGGGAGCAGGTAAAACAGAGAACCTAATGAAAGCAGAGTTGAAGGAGGAGTAAAAATGAGAGCaagtagttatttttcttttaaatcacatCACAATTTTGTCTTACATACaaactttctttcttttgaaacagcATGCTTGTCCTTCATTcctaaagcctttttttcctgtaatcaaAACTCTTATTTCTTCACGTTGTCCAGTTAGGAGGAGCTTGGCTTTCTATGTTGCATATAACCTGCTGGTACGTGATGTAGTATAGCATGTAGCAAGTCTTCTTGCTTTTCCCCTCGATCTCCTCTCACTCAGATTTCTCACAGACTTGCCTAGTCTGCTAATgctgtgctgttttctttcttttcctctcaaggCCAAGTTTGAGTTGATAATGTCTGAGGCTTCATACCTGCGCAGTTTAAATGTGGCAGTGGATCACTTCCAGCGATCATCAGAGCTCCAGGCAGTGCTCACTAATCAGGAGCGTCAATGGCTTTTCTCCCGTCTTCAGGATGTACGCGATGTCAGTGCCAGGTGAGATACAATTTTTTACT from Struthio camelus isolate bStrCam1 chromosome 1, bStrCam1.hap1, whole genome shotgun sequence carries:
- the LOC104144414 gene encoding rho guanine nucleotide exchange factor 5 isoform X1, with amino-acid sequence MDVSLMESEETSEGGITPLEASSTTGEAWDSTVAKKEHHAPHMSVEMSTSLPDSAKGAELNPLQDCLSAPGKAAEMLGRPSNPVQEVPAGLELERSVAGPERGLSECEGEILLEGGLDCSIKLDQVELADLESNQDSSSPSTVQDGLAHDNIVLQAVDLGTECLQCQAELSAFHSSDAQAQRPKSPLADAVPSQREPTKCFLVCKTISEGHYKAEPFLGKILTESLQEVEVTGEQHSSSTEVIPATDEQPISGVAAEDVAKPNTSEDAKESIRALQGQGENRESSSSQHVSSTLADDSQISSLHAEGNISAGETRSSSMVKDQGTVMVPKQNSSISESLCLEDDHRKTDGRPASPIERAIQTKDAAKKMEETNDSLCKQPEHKNPAQEEAVSELQQVEQGEEKKEFEEQNLQEEGKLELETKDQKNKEGNELEQELWREEPELGALSSVFSSETSVPRYKKDFCDLENVSLAEQTAPAFLPGESFSASQQPGEDVLLKSYVTAADSGCQLAAISPLSSNNLTLADETPMVPPHTCHISDEAEDLEDSGRFSISGEDSAVADWDDKTRLSKEDEHSDGHGKAVQKFDKRGAIGEGVAASFSAAEPGGSVPAYSSFGTKNLEPLDPIDAHPITENLGKAELHDLIPVIPSELTSIASTSGRCQEDDDGTPSVGHEDCPGTKLLGSVEKPASQAAPLRVQDPATGETGILPTDPGDAYSSHELLTSEEGFHEELGGPSSFSVCTSSPAEEESLPGDRETVTFVSGPLEPPQTPDRTSTPLSYPEAIQQYQKPQEKVAVIQGSEAEENVAHEAPQIPLLDQCDWNLNQEEPGSRISSVLSTLTWLPEEATVLTVNQQGPPLSPVPESSLPLVSEPDAKQLPHPPSHVQSPSQAQAPSLNANHLAQTPALDSDQPPAPVPYSSPCLNCAIDNNDLLAIPPTLSHPLQTVTTVTDSNTVVSASDAEVAEKDALVPATKEWDPCDSGTKDTETSDDSGVSLLAKNFSAIGNKPLASCSDTCPETMDQYVDIECGKSSPDHTSWPSLEGLRRSTGSRSRDSVQPLPMLAFTNPIHFLQLSPPSPPTTRTTCEEEVSGEMQWEQQADIFSMDTKNISALAMITEKTEAERRVKQRLEGQREEHHSVAQPKEEVTRHSPLEKSSSWPDKKMIRVVAHEPGASQENPIKRRVKSKDWHRQGLKRISMPSDILQEISPVPSEEEAQKAHREPPVSSETVIMREKKPADARENFKRRHSKLINSSRLLYQEYSDVVLNKAIQNQKRVDSFSEDIESSFPSSPRLRRKVLSPQDSYLQRLSVSSNASLWQDIPMIRGSRMLLNMSRDEQKLQEAKFELIMSEASYLRSLNVAVDHFQRSSELQAVLTNQERQWLFSRLQDVRDVSASFLFDLEEKFEEDMFTFHVCDVALKHAPEFRRVYLPYVTNQTYQEQTFQRLLNGNAGFQQVLERLESDPVCQRLSLKSFLILPFQRITRLKLLLQNILKRTRPGSEEEVQATQAYDALEKLIKDCNENVQRMKSTEELIYLSQKIEFECKIFPLISQSRRLVKCGELTALDFNTLSPKWKVTTRPIYLHLFNDCLLLSRPKEGGRFVVFDHAAFSDVRGEKCEVKLHGTNKNVFRLFLLQNYQGKRAEFLFRTETQSEKLRWISALAPPRGELDLLECPDAPQVQCIRTYKARENDELALEKADIIMVMQSSTDGWMEGVKLSDRERGWFPSEHVELISSKHARQKNLKEEERVKNAKQQVFCNK
- the LOC104144414 gene encoding rho guanine nucleotide exchange factor 5 isoform X3, with product MDVSLMESEETSEGGITPLEASSTTGEAWDSTVAKKEHHAPHMSVEMSTSLPDSAKGAELNPLQDCLSAPGKAAEMLGRPSNPVQEVPAGLELERSVAGPERGLSECEGEILLEGGLDCSIKLDQVELADLESNQDSSSPSTVQDGLAHDNIVLQAVDLGTECLQCQAELSAFHSSDAQAQRPKSPLADAVPSQREPTKCFLVCKTISEGHYKAEPFLGKILTESLQEVEVTGEQHSSSTEVIPATDEQPISGVAAEDVAKPNTSEDAKESIRALQGQGENRESSSSQHVSSTLADDSQISSLHAEGNISAGETRSSSMVKDQGTVMVPKQNSSISESLCLEDDHRKTDGRPASPIERAIQTKDAAKKMEETNDSLCKQPEHKNPAQEEAVSELQQVEQGEEKKEFEEQNLQEEGKLELETKDQKNKEGNELEQELWREEPELGALSSVFSSETSVPRYKKDFCDLENVSLAEQTAPAFLPGESFSASQQPGEDVLLKSYVTAADSGCQLAAISPLSSNNLTLADETPMVPPHTCHISDEAEDLEDSGRFSISGEDSAVADWDDKTRLSKEDEHSDGHGKAVQKFDKRGAIGEGVAASFSAAEPGGSVPAYSSFGTKNLEPLDPIDAHPITENLGKAELHDLIPVIPSELTSIASTSGRCQEDDDGTPSVGHEDCPGTKLLGSVEKPASQAAPLRVQDPATGETGILPTDPGDAYSSHELLTSEEGFHEELGGPSSFSVCTSSPAEEESLPGDRETVTFVSGPLEPPQTPDRTSTPLSYPEAIQQYQKPQEKVAVIQGSEAEENVAHEAPQIPLLDQCDWNLNQEEPGSRISSVLSTLTWLPEEATVLTVNQQGPPLSPVPESSLPLVSEPDAKQLPHPPSHVQSPSQAQAPSLNANHLAQTPALDSDQPPAPVPYSSPCLNCAIDNNDLLAIPPTLSHPLQTVTTVTDSNTVVSASDAEVAEKDALVPATKEWDPCDSGTKDTETSDDSGVSLLAKNFSAIGNKPLASCSDTCPETMDQYVDIECGKSSPDHTSWPSLEGLRRSTGSRSRDSVQPLPMLAFTNPIHFLQLSPPSPPTTRTTCEEEVSGEMQWEQQADIFSMDTKNISALAMITEKTEAERRVKQRLEGQREEHHSVAQPKEEVTRHSPLEKSSSWPDKKMIRVVAHEPGASQENPIKRRVKSKDWHRQGLKRISMPSDILQEISPVPSEEEAQKAHREPPVSSETVIMREKKPADARENFKRRHSKLINSSRLLYQEYSDVVLNKAIQNQKRVDSFSEDIESSFPSSPRLRRKVLSPQDSYLQRLSVSSNASLWQDIPMIRGSRMLLNMSRDEQKLQEAKFELIMSEASYLRSLNVAVDHFQRSSELQAVLTNQERQWLFSRLQDVRDVSASFLFDLEEKFEEDMFTFHVCDVALKHAPEFRRVYLPYVTNQTYQEQTFQRLLNGNAGFQQVLERLESDPVCQRLSLKSFLILPFQRITRLKLLLQNILKRTRPGSEEEVQATQAYDALEKSSLI
- the LOC104144414 gene encoding rho guanine nucleotide exchange factor 5 isoform X2 — protein: MESEETSEGGITPLEASSTTGEAWDSTVAKKEHHAPHMSVEMSTSLPDSAKGAELNPLQDCLSAPGKAAEMLGRPSNPVQEVPAGLELERSVAGPERGLSECEGEILLEGGLDCSIKLDQVELADLESNQDSSSPSTVQDGLAHDNIVLQAVDLGTECLQCQAELSAFHSSDAQAQRPKSPLADAVPSQREPTKCFLVCKTISEGHYKAEPFLGKILTESLQEVEVTGEQHSSSTEVIPATDEQPISGVAAEDVAKPNTSEDAKESIRALQGQGENRESSSSQHVSSTLADDSQISSLHAEGNISAGETRSSSMVKDQGTVMVPKQNSSISESLCLEDDHRKTDGRPASPIERAIQTKDAAKKMEETNDSLCKQPEHKNPAQEEAVSELQQVEQGEEKKEFEEQNLQEEGKLELETKDQKNKEGNELEQELWREEPELGALSSVFSSETSVPRYKKDFCDLENVSLAEQTAPAFLPGESFSASQQPGEDVLLKSYVTAADSGCQLAAISPLSSNNLTLADETPMVPPHTCHISDEAEDLEDSGRFSISGEDSAVADWDDKTRLSKEDEHSDGHGKAVQKFDKRGAIGEGVAASFSAAEPGGSVPAYSSFGTKNLEPLDPIDAHPITENLGKAELHDLIPVIPSELTSIASTSGRCQEDDDGTPSVGHEDCPGTKLLGSVEKPASQAAPLRVQDPATGETGILPTDPGDAYSSHELLTSEEGFHEELGGPSSFSVCTSSPAEEESLPGDRETVTFVSGPLEPPQTPDRTSTPLSYPEAIQQYQKPQEKVAVIQGSEAEENVAHEAPQIPLLDQCDWNLNQEEPGSRISSVLSTLTWLPEEATVLTVNQQGPPLSPVPESSLPLVSEPDAKQLPHPPSHVQSPSQAQAPSLNANHLAQTPALDSDQPPAPVPYSSPCLNCAIDNNDLLAIPPTLSHPLQTVTTVTDSNTVVSASDAEVAEKDALVPATKEWDPCDSGTKDTETSDDSGVSLLAKNFSAIGNKPLASCSDTCPETMDQYVDIECGKSSPDHTSWPSLEGLRRSTGSRSRDSVQPLPMLAFTNPIHFLQLSPPSPPTTRTTCEEEVSGEMQWEQQADIFSMDTKNISALAMITEKTEAERRVKQRLEGQREEHHSVAQPKEEVTRHSPLEKSSSWPDKKMIRVVAHEPGASQENPIKRRVKSKDWHRQGLKRISMPSDILQEISPVPSEEEAQKAHREPPVSSETVIMREKKPADARENFKRRHSKLINSSRLLYQEYSDVVLNKAIQNQKRVDSFSEDIESSFPSSPRLRRKVLSPQDSYLQRLSVSSNASLWQDIPMIRGSRMLLNMSRDEQKLQEAKFELIMSEASYLRSLNVAVDHFQRSSELQAVLTNQERQWLFSRLQDVRDVSASFLFDLEEKFEEDMFTFHVCDVALKHAPEFRRVYLPYVTNQTYQEQTFQRLLNGNAGFQQVLERLESDPVCQRLSLKSFLILPFQRITRLKLLLQNILKRTRPGSEEEVQATQAYDALEKLIKDCNENVQRMKSTEELIYLSQKIEFECKIFPLISQSRRLVKCGELTALDFNTLSPKWKVTTRPIYLHLFNDCLLLSRPKEGGRFVVFDHAAFSDVRGEKCEVKLHGTNKNVFRLFLLQNYQGKRAEFLFRTETQSEKLRWISALAPPRGELDLLECPDAPQVQCIRTYKARENDELALEKADIIMVMQSSTDGWMEGVKLSDRERGWFPSEHVELISSKHARQKNLKEEERVKNAKQQVFCNK